One window of Cydia pomonella isolate Wapato2018A chromosome 7, ilCydPomo1, whole genome shotgun sequence genomic DNA carries:
- the LOC133519951 gene encoding cuticle protein 8-like, whose translation MLSRVLTACVLVSACQAIFPFHHHHHHHPAISHQELQKHDGPHHPVHIPIHHHIPIQHHVPLLHHHVPHVPHVPIHHVPHHDHYAFPEYKFEYAVHDHHTGDVKSQHEHRHGDLVKGGYELVEPDGRLRKVEYKADDHTGFNAIVHHSSPHHHVHFGHHHI comes from the exons ATGTTGTCTCGC GTACTAACCGCTTGCGTTCTGGTGTCGGCTTGCCAAGCTATTTTCCCGTTCCACcatcaccaccaccaccacccgGCGATCTCCCACCAGGAGCTGCAGAAACACGACGGGCCCCACCACCCCGTCCACATCCCCATACACCACCATATTCCCATCCAGCATCACGTGCCGCTGCTGCACCACCATGTGCCCCATGTCCCCCATGTGCCCATCCACCACGTCCCGCATCATGACCATTAT GCGTTCCCCGAGTACAAGTTCGAATATGCAGTGCACGACCACCACACGGGCGACGTCAAGTCGCAGCACGAGCACCGCCACGGTGACCTGGTGAAGGGAGGCTACGAGCTGGTAGAGCCCGACGGTCGCCTCAGGAAGGTTGAATACAAGGCTGATGACCACACGGG ctTCAACGCCATCGTCCATCACTCATCGCCTCATCATCATGTTCATTTCGGCCATCACCATATCTAA
- the LOC133519501 gene encoding histidine-rich glycoprotein-like — protein sequence QKTRSGTDKVNIFVQAHGVIVLGLALYAQGHATSEINLKQEFVHHGHHGELAHIGSHSPEHHEEYAWAYPSYEFSYKVNDPHTHDHKGHHEHRHGDEVRGEYWLLQPDGKTRTVKYHSDKDKGFHADVHYSDHHEHREEPRIEKPRVEEPRIEIIKPVIEILDKEPERKIEEIEPAAAVVEKAPEAVVEDREEERPEPTHHQPQKPIHIEYYVDKKMRIHHEEYEKHNEAVPAEPEELHEEEHPIDETTGDSGQEAPTQEDEEPHKPAHIENYSKIHHPIHNEHHGHEKPIHHEEREGEQNRRADHHSHVEQRGRGELRDREEQRDGEEQRSREKQYGHKEYYGHKVHRGHNEVNNWNERNSHEELEHKDLLPMLMRPFRVPHHDFSENHKYSEKNRPVRIEERSDKRYEPHVQLQRMHKPIIVSEYARHPRYHRDHSKKVKRNRITKNAS from the exons CAAAAAACCCGAAGTGGAACAGATAAAGTAAACATCTTTGTGCAGGCTCATGGTGTAATTGTGCTGGGCCTTGCACTTTATGCCCAGGGCCACGCCACCTCGGAGATAAACCTGAAGCAGGAGTTTGTACATCACGGACATCACGGTGAGCTTGCTCATATCGGATCTCACTCACCAGAGCATCATGAGGAATAC GCTTGGGCGTATCCGTCATATGAATTCTCTTACAAGGTAAATGACCCCCACACCCATGACCACAAAGGGCATCATGAGCATAGACATGGGGATGAAGTGAGGGGCGAGTACTGGCTCCTGCAGCCAGATGGTAAGACACGTACTGTCAAGTACCACTCCGACAAGGATAAAGG ATTTCACGCTGACGTCCACTACTCAGATCATCACGAACATCGGGAGGAGCCTCGTATTGAGAAGCCACGTGTAGAGGAGCCGCGTATAGAAATTATTAAACCAGTGATAGAAATCTTGGACAAAGAACCTGAAAGGAAAATAGAGGAAATTGAACCGGCTGCTGCTGTAGTGGAAAAAGCGCCAGAAGCTGTTGTGGAAGATCGTGAAGAAGAACGCCCCGAGCCTACGCACCATCAACCACAAAAGCCAATACATATAGAGTACTACGTTGATAAAAAAATGCGAATACATCACGAAGAATATGAGAAACATAATGAGGCAGTCCCTGCTGAACCGGAGGAACTCCATGAAGAAGAGCATCCCATAGATGAAACTACCGGTGATTCTGGCCAAGAAGCTCCCACCCAAGAGGATGAAGAACCCCATAAACCGGCTCACATCGAAAACTACTCAAAGATTCATCATCCTATTCACAATGAACATCATGGCCACGAAAAACCAATTCATCATGAAGAACGTGAGGGAGAACAAAATCGTCGTGCAGATCATCACAGTCATGTCGAACAACGAGGTCGCGGAGAACTACGCGACCGAGAAGAACAACGTGATGGAGAAGAACAACGCAGTCGAGAAAAACAATACGGTCACAAAGAATATTATGGTCACAAAGTACACCGAGGTCATAACGAAGTTAATAACTGGAACGAACGCAACAGTCATGAAGAACTTGAACATAAGGATCTTTTGCCCATGTTGATGCGTCCATTTAGGGTACCACATCACGATTTTAGCGAGAATCATAAATATTCAGAAAAGAACAGACCTGTACGAATTGAGGAGAGGTCCGACAAAAGATATGAACCTCACGTTCAGCTCCAACGTATGCACAAACCTATCATCGTCTCTGAATATGCCCGTCATCCTCGGTACCACCGTGACCACAGTAAGAAAGTTAAACGCAATAGGATCACAAAGAATGCGAGTTAG